The following is a genomic window from Cygnus olor isolate bCygOlo1 chromosome 11, bCygOlo1.pri.v2, whole genome shotgun sequence.
AAAGAGGTATACAAAACTTAAATTTGGAAACCATCTTTAACTGTATGAAACTGTTTTCCAAAAGTAACAAAGAACAGCTTATATAGGCTTTTATCTGACCtctacttaaataaaaaaacatgttttcaggGAAATGTGTCTTGGAAGTaacttccccttcccccaagatttttctctctggttCTTGTAAAACATTAGGTCAGtgtgttccttttatttttgttcgCTTAATGTGGGTGAAAGTTTCCTCCTCAAGCTTGTGTGATTTAAAATCACttgtatgatttttaaaaaatattacagcaatCTTTAATAAAAGAACAGATGGAAATGTCAAAAGACTATCAAAATTCATACCAAAGGAAATAGTATTAATCACTGTAAAAAGCCAAAATAACCCAATAGTAATAAGAACTAAATGAATAAGAAATGTGTTGTTTCAATAGCACTGAGACATTGATTTTTCTCACTGCCTGGCACACAAACTCACATTACAGTTGTGCCATTTAGATATATacacgcgcgcacacacacacacacacacacacacaaacatttaagtgctctttctttttctgacttcaAGTCTGTGTTTCCTGTAGTGCTGTTGTAGTTCACATACTTCATATGTACTCATATAACTTAACTAGCATTTCTTCTTGCAAATGGGGGAGATGTGTTTTGGTTGTTCATTGaatcacatttttatatgcatttacTTGTGCAGATGAGATTACGAATCTGAAGATAAGTACAACTTGCAAAGAGTATATGATCTGTAGCTTGTTTTAAGCAATGTTTACTTTGATTTCTTCAATACcttgaagcattaaaaaaaaaaaaggcaatgaatcAGTTGTTTAAGCCTGTATGGAATGCTGTGTAAGTGTAAAAATAGTTCCTTGAAGTTTTTTCAAGGCAGTGTTTCTATGTTTACCAGGATGAGAGGGTACTCTCCTGGAGAGTATGCTACAGATGGTAATATAGCCAGATTTGTAGAGGAAAGCAATCAAAGACTTTGgaacttttgtttaaaaattattattattattattattattttccatctggGTCACTTTGACAAGatttagtttttcttcagtaacagtattccaaaatatttatccATCTTATATTGTACCTGTAATCAGACATTTTTTGCTATCTTAAGGTTAGAATTTTTACCAACATAAATTTTTGGCAGAACATCCATGATAAATTTAGCATGATAAAATGTATTGATACAACTCTACTTGTAAAGGTGTAACTTAGCTCTTTTACCTCTGCCGGCATTACCTGTACTGATAGAGCCTGGCAAAGGCGCGCACACGTAATTACATTCACACACGATAACTCTACCAGCAGTGCTACACATACCAACCAAAATTAAATCAGCACAATTGAAGTTTTATTTATGCTGTGCAGATTTGCACTAttactgcaaaagaaataacaCTGCAGATTCGCGGTCTGCCTAATTTAAGGAAGTCCTGTCAGAAATGTTGCGGTCAGAACCACTGTCTCTCATATTTCTTGTCCCTGTAAATAACTTTGGCTTAGGTCCTGCAAAAATATCTACATTTTCAGGTAACTCCAACAATGCAATGAGCCCTTTCTGCTGCTTAGAATACAAGCATGTGGCTTCTACAAAATTTTACTATGATATGCCATAATGACAGAGGTTAGTGTTTCCCAAAATAATAATGTCTTTAATAATCTTACTTAATAAAAACTTAAATTCTGTTTGAAGAAGCCTAAAATTATACAGAAGTTGAGAGTACTCTTAATACAATGGTATGTGGATGGCAATACAGCAATCATGCACTGTGATTTGTGTACACACGCACAATAATGTTTAAAGAGATGGCTCTTTTCTATTACTAGAACAATTTTCCAGAGTTAAGTACATCATCACAAAGTACATCAATTATACTCCATTCACTTAATgttgcctttcatttttctgctgttccctAACCCCAATTAAGTATCATCCTAATCATTTCAGTAGGTTTTTAAtgttacaaaactgaaatcagaCTTACTGggtaaaacacacaaagcatctaaaacaaaattaataataaaaagctagcatgataattactttttttttttacggtTAGGGAAATCCTTATGGGATGAGGGCCAAGTACTCCAATCCCCATCTCATGAAATACTCTCATTGTGATTAGCAGATGAGGTCTGAGCTTCAAACACAGTAGTATTTAGTAAAGCATGAGtgttttaagtaattttaatcAGACTGCTCATCTAAGTAGTTCTACAGTCTTGTGTGTATGACATGAGGTCTTCAGCTTGCTTTTGGAGCAGCACTATACCTATTTCTAAGAGTACAATCTATTTCCACATTTCAGTAAGATAAAAATAGTTACATGTGTTCAGTTcattacaaaagaaacaaaatgaaatgttgttaCCTATAGACAGAGACAtcttaatttattcttttcctttacaaCACTTGGCATTTTTAATCAATGAGtacataaatgaaaagaaaaaaagcagattatCATATTGTCCCTTGTAGTTCTCTTTCAAAACCTCCTGGTGATAGTCCACAAAGAAGTAATAAATTGCTTCTATCGTGGAAAGATATGTATCTGGCTTTCCTTTCTGATGACGCCAAAAGCaagttttccttgttttcaacTCAATTTGTAGCAAccctgttaagaaaaaaaactgataCATTAGACAAAATGGATTGGTAGACAGGATGTCAAACAAAGCCTTCAGTTCTTCTGGTTTTGGCTTTGCTGCTAACCTGCTAGATGCCTTCATGCAAATAATTTCCCTCCCTCTactgtcattttcatttgaaaaataggGGTGATAATTTTATCCTTCCTCATGGACCACTTTGAAACTCGATGAAAAAGTGCTGTAAAATCTAGGTTACAGTCCCCAGATTTGCAAGTAAAACTTACAGGatattcttttgcttctttcagcCTCACAGCATTTAGGAAACTGAAGTTTGGATGCAGAGTCTGATCAGATGGCAAAAGTGAATCTCACACCTACAAAGACTTAGTATTCATAAAATGATTAACTTCATCTCTTGCAAAGTTAGTAACTTTCAAGTGTAAAACAATCTCTAACTGTCAGTTTTGCTGAACTCAGAGGAATATCTGTTTGCTAAACGCCAGATTCTTGTAATTAATGTTTGTTAAATAACTGTAATGTCCCTGGGACTACTCAGGAGAAAGAATGACAGAATCTGGtcattaattttattagaaACTAAAAGTATTTCCACTTGAGATGAAAGCAGGAAATTTGGTGTCTGTGTGGCatatgaaatttttttttatctactGCAGTCtgtctgtaaatgtttttattaatcagatgaattttaaacaattatcttcatttttatgcTCCTTAAAACGTGTAAGCTatttaaaccaaaaaacactttaatgtGTAATCACTCTGCATACAGGGTGGACAATGAGATTATAAAGAAATAGCATATACACCAGgcaataataatataattgtgttataaaatttatctttttctaaACATTAAAATCAGATACAAAGTCATGGGGTGGTTTGGTATAAGTAATAGTGTAAGTAAAAACATTATGGTCTGTGCTTGCAGGTTATAGACAGGTAAGTTTGGACAGAAGTTTCAGTAAAGTCCAAATGCAAAATAAGGTAGTCTAATCATTGCATCTTAGTATactatacatatgtatttaaaatagtaattatatttgttgtttgtttccctaAAAAGGTTTCATTGATTGCCTTTCCTTACTTTGAATAAGGGTAGCCCTTATTCCACTatgcatgaaggaaaaaaagtgaagtctCAGACCTAAAAGTGAAAACTTTCATAGAATCCAGTGAAGTTTCCACTTTAACAGCAGTGAACTAAATTTAGGGGATGATTCCTCAAGTATAAATTCCCACCTATTTGTGGTTTGAATATAAACATAGCTTCAGTGAAGGCAAAACCACTGATGCTACTGAATGTAACAAATGCACGATCAGTTACTTTCAAACACAGAATTCTAggagttttaggaaaaaaaaatttagaggGGGTTAAGGGTTACAGTTTACTAAGCATGTTTCTGTCATCTGTACTGTATCTGTATAGCCAAAGGCAATGTTTTCTTATAAACAATGGTTGTTCATAAGAAAGTTTAGACTACTGGGGAAATCAACATGTTGGTTTTGCGTTTTTAGCAACCACATACTTTAAGCTGATTAGAAATGAATGTTTCTGTGAATCTGAGATCAAGCAAAATGGTAATACCTTTAAATCTAGTTAGAGACTGAATATAACCTAACTTCCTTTACAAAATTATTCTCCTGTGTCTTCTAGCAGGCAATACCTTTTCGAGAGATCTTCCACATTCCCTTAAgcctctgttttttcccctatgcTGCATCCTATTATCACAAAATAGTCCCTGTGCTCCCTCCActataataataacaatgctCACAGTTTTGTTAATCCTGCATTAACCATACTTAGTCACTTATTTTACATCTAAGAGACTTATCAACGAAATGCATGTAAGTTGTAAGGTTTTCGTATGTGCTGAAGCCTCTGAGCCTTCAGTCACCTCTTTGACCCTACAGCTTGTATACAGTGGACTGGGACATTCACTAGTTCAAGAAACCCCAGTGCTGGCAAAGGCTACCATTTTATTGAAGAAACgaaagcaagcacagaaacttaaaaaaacaaacaacaaaaaaatagatctATGATTCAGCCTTGTACAAGGGAATAAGCTAATAAAGTAAGACATTTTGCTAATACAAAATGAAtcaaatttacagaaaaaataccacAGCAATCTGTTCCTGTAACAGCCATCTTGATGTTGCCAATATGCTTCATCACTCTCATGAGAAAGTAATCATTAACATTAGATGCAACTGTTCCTCTTCTGGTCTAGTGATCATTTGTAATGAAATAATCAATCCTAGACATTACCAACTTTCAAGTATTTCCTGCTTTTAATGCAACtgggttggttttggtttctaaAGATACATTATACCACTTTTCCAAGAAgatacagaagtattttttgtcCAAGTTTTTAAGGCTATCTGATTTTAAGATTAATGGACTCAATTGCTTTCTCTTGCAGTACAATTAGCTAGATTTACTTCATATATGAATGCAGGCTTACAAACCACAAggcttttctttacattttcttggCTTACTTCACAAATGTTTCCATCCAGTACTTCCTGTAACTTCATCTGTTTGAATAAGTACTGTAATCACTTTTTATTTGGAATTATGAACTTCAATACATAAGGAATACTTTGCTGGATGATGACTTCATTTGGAAAAACGACAACAGTTCTCTTTTTCATGTATATACAACACAGCTTATGCCTGGGAAAACCCTGCCATCTTGGAAGGCAAAACTGTTACCTCTAAAAGGAGTATGAACGCAACTTATGTCCTGTACGACAGACACTAAGTGGTAATAAGCAATGAATATGTAGGCTGTGCACACTACATATACCCGGGTAAAATTTTCCCCTGGGGGTGGATGAGAGACTGCCctccccatccagcctggccttgaacaatgccagggatggggcatccacaatttctctgggcaacctgttccagtgcctcaccaccctcacagtaaagaactTATTCCTAGTATTTCATCTAGGTCTACTCCCTCTTCAGTTTAGTTACCCCCTTTCCCATCACTACACTCCCCGACAGAGAGTCCCTGTCATCTTTCCTGTAGTCCCCTTTTAGGGACTGGAAGGCTGCTCTCTCCAGagagacttctcttctccagacagaACGACCCTAACtttttcagcctgtcttcacagaagacagtgttccagccctctgatcatttttgtgacCATcttctggacctgctctaacaggtccatgtctttcttgtgctgggagccccagagctgaatgcagtgctgcACATGGGTCCCACCAGGGTAGatcagaggggaagaatcacccCCCCCCGACCTAAGGGCTACACTTCTTTTGACGCAGCCCAGCATACGATTGTCTGCATTTATAagatttatattatttgttATCATTTTCATATCATTTATGATTTACATACACAGGTACTTCATTTAACCATGTCCATAGCAGTaactacttatttatttattaccttgAAGTCGTTCATCAGTTATTATTTTGTTAGTTTGATTCCAGGTACTGtcaataaatattattttcttcagtccAGTGCTTTCATTCCTGTTGCTTGCGATACATtcacttagatttttttcttctttaggtTCTATTTTTGCTTGCTTAAGAAACGGCTCTCTGGAACAGTCATCGTCATTGTCACAAACAGCcttcttactgtatttttggagatggaaagcaatGTCTTTTACTGAAACTGAATTGGGGCCAGGAAAGATAAGCGCTatctaaatgaagaaaacaaagaaatctcaGTATTACCAAAATCTAGTATGCTAATAGAACACCAGGAATTGTTTCACTGAAGCACTGAAACATTACGTCCCCACCCACAAACATTTAAGTAAGTAGAAGAGGAGAgtatcttttcaaatattttaatattttagaaatattttatctttttttaatctaaaaggaTAAAGGATggtattaaaataaagaataaagacaTAAATCTTTAATTAAATGTCACACCTGTGCCTTTAGTACCAATTCTAATGCTTCTGCACAAAAGTTTTTTCATCAAAGACAATGAATGGTGTCATATCTGAAGAAGCTCAATTTCATGTGTTGCTGCAGTATATGGGGCAAGAAGGCCATAAAGAATAGTTTCTACCTTGATTTCATTCACAGATTTTAGATCAGAAGAAATAAtcacttctttccttctgtctaATGTAGGTCCCACAAATACTTTACAACAGAAAGTGATTtgctttacttcattttttttccagtagcttCTTGTGGCATTCAGAATCTGTGGCTTGGAAAGCCTGGAATATGAAGTCACTGCAGTCTCTTCTCATTTTTGCCTGCCTTCTCCATTGTTcgttctgcttttcttttttttttccatctctctacCTCTGTACCACCTATTCCTTCCTTGATGTCTCATTCCTTGAGGAAAATAACATCTCTTTGAGATACatacacttttttccttttcatgtagTCAAATAATAATGGATTGGATGTGTAAATCTTAAATTTCAGATTAACTTCAATTTAAATTAGCATATAAATCCAAGTTAATATCTCACTTTTTTTCAGGCTCTATGCCAGCTGTGATAGACAATATTACATTTGGTagtttttttctataaataacaaatgttaaaaaattaaGGAAGTTTAAGTCTGGCAGATGCTAAGTATGATAAGCAGAACACCCAactgaatattttcatatgtctgtgtaaaatatttcttatagTATGCAGCAAATCAAATTATCCACTAATTAAGGCAATGGACATAGGAAATCCAAGGTAGTTAGGTGGTGCTACAGTAGTTCCAAGCTTTGGAGGCCAGTCCATAACTATTATACATTTGCAGGCTTTGAGTTGCTCAAAATGGAGGGGACTGGATTAACAGAATAGTGCTTCCCTTCCAGGTGAGTGTAATatcagctgcaggaggaagtgCATAAGATACCTCTGTATTTCCCCAGCACAAACCCTTGTTATTTATATGGAATTTCTTActtcatgtcttttttctttgtattctgGAATGCAAGGGTATTTATAGATTGTAACATCATCAGGTGCCAGGAGCTTAGCATGCACAGCTGTGCTTTTGCCATCTGTTTCATTTGGGTGTTTAATAATGTCAATCTTCAAAGGTAACtacagtaagaaagaaaaatatttatgatcaCATATGTATACACAAAAGCTTATACAAAATCCAGGAGAAATCCTATGGGCATGTAATTAACGTATTTCCTTTAAATAGTTTTaccatgatattttttttagtcaaTTTAGAACTAAACTAGAGAAAGTGACAAGACTCACTTGTTACTTTCTCTCAATTCGTATAAATACCTAAGTACACAATGAATGCAATTTTGAATGCTGCAACAGTAGTGTGGTTAAAAGCCCTAGAAATAGGATCAAATGATAAACAAAATATGGGCTTAAGTTTAGCAATATAATGGCCCTAAATATGAATACTCATCTGTATTAGGTATTCACCTTATCACAAAAATGGCCATTTAATTGAAACACACCTAAAGCCAATAGCTCAAATTTCCATAGTACTTCTAAAGTTCTTCCACAAAGCTTTCAGAGTAGTgtcttcaaaatgcattttagttcctaaatgattttggaaaatgtatCTCTATCACCTTTGATAGTTTCCCCAAATATTGTAACTGAAGACTGTTAtgcttgtttatattttaagagcGGTTATCTGAATTATAACCATGACATTTAGATATGCCTTCTAGCACACATGTAACATTTATTCTTGTTTATGAACAAATAACACTTACGTTCACAATACACTGTGTTCTGGCCAGTGTTCTTATAAACTGAAGAATGAAGGTAAAGAAACTTAAAAACTAACTATAAACAGCCATTTGCATGAGAGGCTGAGTGACTTCAGCTTATCTTCTATCTATTAGGTACATAAACATTTATGGGAAGAGTGGAACATTGTCAGCGCTTGTACATGTAATTCCtcaaaaacagtaattttatcTAACTGTAGCTTGTTCATATATGACCACTACTGTGTTAAAGATTACTGTTCATAAAGATtgaatcagaaaagaaatggtcaGGGACAGTCTGTTCTCCGTCCCTGGTAACTAAAAGGCACAAGAATATTAGAAAAGATGCATAAGAAATATTAACCTTCACAGTCGGAATTTCTTTGGTAGGGACAGTTTCAACAGGAACAAAGCATGTATAACAATAAAACATCCTTGAACTATTGCATCGTGGGCATTTTGATCTCCCACTTTTTTTTGCGTTTTCAAGTACTTCCTGTGATGCCAACTGTAATTGTTGAAGTGGGTTATCTCGAAATGATGATGGAGTCTGCGATTCTAGACTTTCCAAAcattctctatttctttttggtCCTTGagagttttcttcatttaaaaacttaGATGAATTTAAAGACATGCTTAGCTGAAACAGACGATATGATGTACctgttaaataaaaatccattatACTATGCACAAATTTATAGGAAATGATTCTATGTGATCCTacttaacaaaaaaatacttaaaggTACTTtccataacagaaaaaaaataatcatctggTTCAGTAATTATAGTACCAAGAACTTCAAACAGATTTCAGGAGAGCATAATGTACTAGAAAGAACTTGAGCTCCGTGTTCTTAATGTACATACATTCATAATTTTACCCAGATAACTAATTCTATTCACTTAACTTGTgcagaattatatttttgttctgttgatAGGATCTGTCTAAAAGCTTGTAAAAGCACTGGTTGACAATTGTTACCTGCATGAGCAGTTCCATTACTTATCGGCATGATTACTGACAAGGAATTAAATGTCTACAGGACAGAAAGCCATAAGAGATAAGTTAACTATACAGATTTGGATCTCTATGCTGAAATTTATTGTGCATGGGCAGGCCAAACTACCTGAATGAAATCCCTCTTGACAGAGCTTTGTGAGATAAAAGAAGCTTTTCAGGAGCAAGGCTTGAGGCTGAAAAattttttgcaaaagcaaacacatggCTTTGGTACTCCATATCCTAGATAGTAAGTGCTGACAGTATAGATTCATTCTGCAGGTTCATATTGATTTAATAACACtgacagaataattttttttgaggCTTTCTTCATGACATTGTCTCACCCTTTGAAGCTGGCATaacattttctctgtgtgctCCGAATAACATATCAGAAGCTCGACCGTATACCTGATCCAGGTGGAATCAGTATTGCTGTGTGCAGAGGTTTGTGTTCGCAGGCACAGCTTTAGTGAAACCCTTTTGACTAGGTTACTCAAGGTCCTCCCTGGTCTTCAAAGCAGTCCACATTCATGACCTTTAGCAGCCTTCAGTAGTTATAAACTGCCTTCTGCACTTGGTGCTGCACCACTTACAATGAAAGCAGTAATCCCTCATATTTGCTTATGGCTACTTTAGATT
Proteins encoded in this region:
- the DTWD1 gene encoding tRNA-uridine aminocarboxypropyltransferase 1 isoform X4 codes for the protein MSLNSSKFLNEENSQGPKRNRECLESLESQTPSSFRDNPLQQLQLASQEVLENAKKSGRSKCPRCNSSRMFYCYTCFVPVETVPTKEIPTVKLPLKIDIIKHPNETDGKSTAVHAKLLAPDDVTIYKYPCIPEYKEKRHEIALIFPGPNSVSVKDIAFHLQKYSKKAVCDNDDDCSREPFLKQAKIEPKEEKNLSECIASNRNESTGLKKIIFIDSTWNQTNKIITDERLQGLLQIELKTRKTCFWRHQKGKPDTYLSTIEAIYYFFVDYHQEVLKENYKGQYDNLLFFFSFMYSLIKNAKCCKGKE
- the DTWD1 gene encoding tRNA-uridine aminocarboxypropyltransferase 1 isoform X3 — encoded protein: MEWLFAFLQLSLSVRIWILQLSMSLNSSKFLNEENSQGPKRNRECLESLESQTPSSFRDNPLQQLQLASQEVLENAKKSGRSKCPRCNSSRMFYCYTCFVPVETVPTKEIPTVKLPLKIDIIKHPNETDGKSTAVHAKLLAPDDVTIYKYPCIPEYKEKRHEIALIFPGPNSVSVKDIAFHLQKYSKKAVCDNDDDCSREPFLKQAKIEPKEEKNLSECIASNRNESTGLKKIIFIDSTWNQTNKIITDERLQGLLQIELKTRKTCFWRHQKGKPDTYLSTIEAIYYFFVDYHQEVLKENYKGQYDNLLFFFSFMYSLIKNAKCCKGKE
- the DTWD1 gene encoding tRNA-uridine aminocarboxypropyltransferase 1 isoform X1 codes for the protein MKVLWGIIIKHCSSVRHPIEKNRFAGTSYRLFQLSMSLNSSKFLNEENSQGPKRNRECLESLESQTPSSFRDNPLQQLQLASQEVLENAKKSGRSKCPRCNSSRMFYCYTCFVPVETVPTKEIPTVKLPLKIDIIKHPNETDGKSTAVHAKLLAPDDVTIYKYPCIPEYKEKRHEIALIFPGPNSVSVKDIAFHLQKYSKKAVCDNDDDCSREPFLKQAKIEPKEEKNLSECIASNRNESTGLKKIIFIDSTWNQTNKIITDERLQGLLQIELKTRKTCFWRHQKGKPDTYLSTIEAIYYFFVDYHQEVLKENYKGQYDNLLFFFSFMYSLIKNAKCCKGKE
- the DTWD1 gene encoding tRNA-uridine aminocarboxypropyltransferase 1 isoform X2 — encoded protein: MVICILATFSLSQNLDLTGTSYRLFQLSMSLNSSKFLNEENSQGPKRNRECLESLESQTPSSFRDNPLQQLQLASQEVLENAKKSGRSKCPRCNSSRMFYCYTCFVPVETVPTKEIPTVKLPLKIDIIKHPNETDGKSTAVHAKLLAPDDVTIYKYPCIPEYKEKRHEIALIFPGPNSVSVKDIAFHLQKYSKKAVCDNDDDCSREPFLKQAKIEPKEEKNLSECIASNRNESTGLKKIIFIDSTWNQTNKIITDERLQGLLQIELKTRKTCFWRHQKGKPDTYLSTIEAIYYFFVDYHQEVLKENYKGQYDNLLFFFSFMYSLIKNAKCCKGKE